The Panicum hallii strain FIL2 chromosome 9, PHallii_v3.1, whole genome shotgun sequence genome has a window encoding:
- the LOC112872791 gene encoding uncharacterized protein LOC112872791: protein MAYLEMTLVLLLLWAQAPSQLYGIEVTEEMIYGVEARPIRYRASFEPFGELLDEYIQVSGTGEPISGLPAHPVQNDVGTAPPRWTPFDLVGRDEDNDRTRLMVRGDTGYLIGFANMTGHYHILNGMDPEGNLFPGATVLNTGVSYRDFVGPGGKGNLPGLPLSKDLFLDGIGTLGTYPAVSSDDERDEAMARFVVMILEAARIKPIRQRILRNWDVGETYIDPIHAKYIVTWGKMSLLLMCAERGIPLRGRDARELRSIHVETPADVKNILGIVVRPARFNPDNPEQSCAPMTT from the coding sequence GATATACGGGGTTGAAGCCCGGCCGATACGCTACCGTGCATCATTTGAGCCGTTTGGTGAATTACTAGACGAATATATCCAAGTGTCCGGAACCGGTGAACCAATTTCTGGTCTCCCAGCTCACCCAGTCCAGAACGATGTGGGTACAGCACCGCCTCGGTGGACCCCGTTTGACCTAGTGGGCAGGGACGAGGACAACGACCGAACAAGGCTTATGGTACGTGGTGATACTGGGTATCTCATCGGTTTCGCAAACATGACGGGACATTATCACATACTGAATGGGATGGACCCGGAAGGGAATCTGTTTCCTGGAGCCACGGTGTTGAACACTGGAGTCAGTTATCGCGATTTTGTAGGTCCGGGGGGGAAAGGCAATCTGCCGGGACTGCCGCTAAGCAAGGACTTATTTCTAGACGGCATCGGCACCTTGGGAACCTACCCTGCGGTTTCCAGCGATGATGAAAGGGATGAAGCAATGGCGCGGTTCGTGGTGATGATATTGGAAGCAGCACGGATAAAGCCAATCCGACAGAGAATACTTAGAAACTGGGACGTCGGTGAGACTTACATTGATCCTATCCATGCTAAATATATAGTCACTTGGGGAAAAATGTCGCTCCTTCTCATGTGTGCGGAACGAGGCATCCCACTAAGGGGCCGAGATGCCAGAGAATTGAGATCAATTCATGTAGAAACACCAGCAGATGTGAAAAATATTTTGGGCATTGTCGTCCGGCCAGCAAGATTCAACCCAGATAACCCAGAACAGAGTTGCGCACCTATGACGACCTGA